A region from the Kryptolebias marmoratus isolate JLee-2015 linkage group LG9, ASM164957v2, whole genome shotgun sequence genome encodes:
- the elovl6 gene encoding elongation of very long chain fatty acids protein 6, which yields MSVLALHEYEFERQFNEEEAIRWMQENWKKSFLYSALYAACILGGRHVMKQREKFELRKPLVLWSLTLAVFSIFGAIRTGSYMTFVLMTKGLKQSVCDQGFYNGPVSKFWAYAFVLSKAPELGDTLFIVLRKQKLIFLHWYHHITVLLYSWYSYKDMVAGGGWFMTMNYLVHAVMYSYYALRAAGFKVSRKFAMFITLTQITQMLMGCVVNYLVYSWMQQGQECPSHMQNIVWSSLMYLSYFVLFVQFFFEAYIGKSKSAAGTVSKKSD from the exons gaaGAAGTCCTTTCTGTACTCTGCACTCTATGCTGCCTGTATCCTGGGGGGCCGCCATGTCATGAAACAGAGGGAAAAGTTTGAGTTGAGGAAACCACTGGTGCTATGGTCCCTCACGCTTGCTGTATTCAG TATATTTGGTGCCATCCGAACTGGGAGCTACATGACGTTTGTCCTGATGACCAAAGGGCTCAAACAGTCAGTCTGTGATCAGGGCTTCTACAACGGGCCGGTCAGCAAGTTCTGGGCTTACGCTTTTGTTCTTAGTAAAGCACCTGAACTGG GTGACACGCTTTTTATCGTCCTGAGGAAACAGAAGCTCATCTTCCTCCACTGGTACCACCACATTACAGTGCTGCTCTACTCCTGGTACTCATACAAAGACATGGTGGCTGGCGGCGGATGGTTCATGACCATGAACTACTTGGTCCACGCCGTCATGTACTCGTACTACGCTTTGCGGGCAGCCGGCTTCAAGGTGTCGCGCAAATTTGCCATGTTCATCACGCTGACCCAGATCACCCAGATGCTGATGGGCTGTGTGGTCAACTACCTGGTGTACTCGTGGATGCAGCAGGGCCAGGAGTGTCCATCCCACATGCAGAACATTGTGTGGTCCTCCCTCATGTACCTCAGCTATTTTGTGCTCTTTGTCCAGTTCTTTTTTGAAGCCTACATTGGCAAGTCCAAATCAGCAGCAGGAACTGTAAGCAAGAAAAGCGATTAG